ATAGGAACATCGGGATATTTCATGAGCACGTGACAAATCGCATACTTGACGACCTTGTTAAAGCGGCAAAACCGCGTTTTATGCGCATCGAGATGGCGTACAAGTCGCGCGGTGGGATAAAGACGTCGACTAAAGCGGAGTATATACGGAAAGGATATCGGCCGAATGAGAAATATTAAGGCGCGCGCAATATCGGCGCTTATAGCAAAATTGTGCATTGAAGCAAATACAAAGCTGAGAGGCGACATCCGTTGTGCAATATGCGCCGCGCTCAAAAAAGAGACAAGTGTCCGCGCGAAAAGGTACCTTAAGATGCTGATAGATAACGCCGGCATAGCCGCAAAAGAAGGAATAGCAATATGCCAGGATACCGGCATAGCGGCGGTCTTTGTGGATATGGGGCAGAATGCGCATGTAATCGGCGGCTTGTTGAAAAGCGCAGTGGATAGGGGCGTAGAACGCGGCTACAAAGAAGGATATTTCCGGAAATCGGTGGTCCATTGCCCCATCAGAAGAAAAAATACCGGCACAAACACTCCTGCAATATTACATACCACAATAGTGCCCGGTGATTCCTTCAAGGTGTGGGTCATGGTAAAGGGTTTCGGCAGCGAGAATAAATCGGTAATAAAGATGCTGTATCCGACGGCCGGAGAGGAAGAGATAATAGATTTTATACTTGATACGGTAAAAAATGCCGGCGCGGAGGCATGCCCCCCGCTTGCCATAGGAATAGGCATGGGCGGGACATTCGACCACGCCGCGCACCTTGCAAAAAGATCGCTTCTACGCGATATTGGGAAGAAGAATCCCGAGAAGTATCTTGCGGTTTTGGAAAAGAAGATCATGGATAAGGTAAATAAGCTAGGCATTGGCCCTATGGGGCTTGGCGGAAAGACAACAGCCCTGGGAGTTACTATATTGGCGTCGGCCACTCATATAGCGGGGCTTCCGGTAGCCGTAAACATCAGCTGCCACGCGACGCGCAGCGCTTATGGGAAACTATGAAGAAGATATATTTGCCTATAACAAGCGAAGACATAGAAAACCTTAAGGCAGGCGACGAGGCCCTTTTAACAGGCAGTATGTACACTGCGCGCGATGTGGTGCATAAGATATTTGTTGAAGGTATGAAGGATAAGCAGATCCCGCCAATCAGGCTTTACGGCGCTACTCTCTATTACGCCGGCCCGACGCCGGGAATACCGCCACGCATAATCGGCTCATGCGGCCCGACGACAAGTTCGCGTATGGATAAATTTACGCCGGCTTTGCTTGATGCCGGAGTAAAAGCCATGGTAGGTAAAGGCAGGCGGAGCGAGAAGGTAAGAGCGGCGATAAAAAAGCACAAGGCAGTATATTTTCTTGCGCCGGCCGGATGCGGCGCGCTTTTGGGAAATAAAATAAAAAAAGCGAGGATCGTTGGTTTTCCCGACTTGGGATCGGAAGCGATATATGAACTTGAAGTGGAGGATTTTCCTGTTATAGTGGGAATAGATTCTAAAGGCAATGATATATTTAAGAAATGAAAGGGGCAGCAATGAGGCAAAACGGCCGCGCAAATGATGAATTAAGAAAAATAAAAATAACGAGGGACTATCTCAAATTTGCAGAAGGTTCCTGCCTTATAGAGATGGGCAATACCAAAGTTGTATGCTCAGCAAGCGTTGAGAAGGGGGTGCCGCCTTTCTTAAGGAATACCGGCGAGGGGTGGGTTACTGCCGAGTACGGCATGCTGCCGCGCTCGTGCAAATCGCGCATCCCGCGCGAATCATCAAAAGGTAGGACGGGCGGAAGGACGCACGAGATACAGCGGCTTATCGGCCGTTCACTACGTACTGTTGTCGATATGACGACGCTTGGCGAGCGCACCATATGGCTCGACGCCGATGTTATACAGGGCGACGGAGGGACTCGCTGTGCGTCCATAACAGGAAGTTTTATCGCGCTTTGCGACGCGCTCTTAAAACTGAAAAAAGATAAGGCAATAGAAGAAATCCCCGTATGCGATTTTGTGGCGGCGATAAGCGTGGGCATAATAAAAGGAGAGGCAGTCCTTGACCTGGACTACGAAGAGGATTCGAAGGCCGAAGTGGATATGAATATAATCATGACAGGTTCGGGAAAATTCATCGAGGTGCAGGGAACGGCCGAACGCGAACCATTCGATTCTAAGATGATGGGCAAGATGGTGAATCTGGCAAAAAAAGGAATAAAAGAGCTTATCAGCATTCAGCGGAAGACACTTGGGAAGCTAATATGCTTGTGAAAGAGCTTGTAGTCGCGACGCAGAATAAGGACAAGGTACGCGAGATAAAAAATATCCTGAAAGGCGTACACATAAAAATACTTACCCCGGACGTTTTCGGTAAGACGCCAAAAGTTGTGGAAGACGGTAAGACTTTCGAGGCGAATGCCGCGAAAAAAGCGAGAATAATATCGCGATTTACGCATAGGATGGCGATTGCCGATGATTCAGGGCTTGAAGTCAAAACATTAGGCGGAAGGCCGGGCATAAGGTCATCACGTTTTGCTGGGAGCGCGCAGGATTATTTAAAGAATAATAGAAAACTCCTCGGGCTTATGAAGGATGTGCCGGCGCGGAAGAGAGGCGCACGTTTTGTTTGCGTAATAGCGATTGCTAAAGACGATAAAGTTTTACGGACGGTAAGGGGAACCTGTAGCGGCAGAATAGCGTTTGAGATGCGCGGTAAGACAGGTTTTGGCTACGACCCGGTCTTTATATCGCCCAAACACGGCAAAACCTTCGCCGAGCTCGGGCAAAAGATCAAGAATAGAATAAGTCATCGCTACAGAGCGCTTGTCAAAGCCAAGAAAGTTCTTAAGAAGTTATTGTGATAGATTGCAGAATTAGTTATAATGAATAATATATATGGTAGATGTAGCTCAGTTGGTTAGAGCGCTAGATTGTGGTTCTAGAAGTCGCGGGTTCGAATCCCGTCATCTACCCCACTTCTACGCTCTCCTTCGCTCTACTTCGTAGAGCTTCGGAGAGCTTCGAAGTGCACGCACACTTGATGTAATTATCGATGTAGAAGTGTTCTGCGAAGCTCAAGCACGGAGCGATAGCGGAGTATTTGAGCGTAGCAGAACAAGCATATTCTATGTACTACGTCTATATCCTCCAAAGTCTTAAAGACCAAAGTTATTATACAGGCCTTACCACGGACGTGGAAGCTCGTCTCAAAAAGCATAATAATGGCTCAGTTGAGTATACTTCCACAAAGCGTCCGTTCAAGTTAGTATGGTATTGCTGTTTTGAGGATAAAGTGAAAGCCTTACACTTTGAGAAATACCTTAAATCCGGCTCAGGATTCGCTCTTGCCCGAAAAAGACTAGTATAGCCCCGCCTTTCCCCGTATCACAAGCTGTTCATAAAGCCTCTCTTGCCCTCCGAAGCTCGCCCTCGTTTAGTTGCAGGCGAGCGTAGGAGGGCTTATTAATCTCCAAACCATGCCAATTCCTCTCGTAGTTTATGGCTGCTAGTTTATGCTATTTTCGCGCAATAATGCGCTTATTTCTGGTGTGAATTCTGCCATAAACTAGACGTGAGGGGTATTATGGGATAAGAGAGGTTAGTACAAGAAACGATATATTTTTGTAAAGATGCTTCGATAATGCTATTATGCATAACAGTCTTATGCTAAGATAAGTACTATATATAGACGGGGGCTAAAACATGATTCGGATTGAAGAGCTATTCACAAAATACATAGGATACTTTCAAACTTTAAAAAGCAAAACGGAAAAAGAATTGCAGAAACTGCCAAAAGGTGTACTTCAAAAAAAGAAGATAAATGTGGCAGTATTTGCTATACCAAACAAAAGTAAATAAATAACAATATTTGTTTGGTAAAAAATGTTGATATATTTTACTAAACATAGTATAATATTTCTATAGATATGTTTGGTAAAGGAGGAGCGTATGGGTGTTATTAAAGGCGTACTAAAAGAAGAGCTTAAGAATTCGCTCGACATGGTAAAGCGGTATCAAGAAGAAATAATTAAAATAAAAGGCTGCCTTATTCGTAAGAAAATAGGTAAGCGATATTATTTTTATATAGCCAAGAGGCAAGGTAAGAAGATAAAATTTATATATAAAGGACCGATTTCGGCAGAAATAAAGAGAGCATATTTAAAGCAGAGAAAGATGCTTGATAAGTATAAAGAATTACTATTGAAGTCAAAAAACCAGGTTAAGTTCATAAAAAGGGCTTTACGTGGAAAAGAAACAGTATGAGTTGTGCGTTGAAGTTTTGCGCAGGTTAGATAATGCAGGGGTATTAAAATATCTCATCTTGGTAGGAAGTTGGTGCATACCGTTCTACCGCGATTACTTTAAAGACGTGCCATATGTATCATCCATAAGGACCAGAGACGTTGATTTCATGATCCCTGGCCGTATTAAGATAAAAACTAAAATCGATCTGGTTGAGCTATTAAAAGATCTTGGATTTGTAGTGGGCTTTCAAGGTAGAGAAGGCTATATTAGATTGGAGCACCCAGAGCTTGCCATAGAGTTCTTGGTTCCTGAGAAAGGGCGTGGTTCAAATAAGCCGTTTCCTTTAAAAGAACTGGGTATCAATGCTCAGCCTCTCAGATACTTGAATCTACTTACCCAGAATGTTATACATACAGAAGTTGACGGAATTAAAATTTCTTTACCTCACCCGGTACTTTTCGCATTTCATAAATTAATAATAGCCCAACTGAGAAAAAATGAAGATAAAGCCACTAAGGATAATGAGGGTGCGCTAAGGATTTTAAAAGCAGTATTAGCTAAAGGGGAGTCGGCGATTATAAAAAGAATATTTAATTCAATACTTCCGAAATGGCGCGAAAAGGTTCTTAAGGCTGTAAGAAGGGAAGGAGAATCAGAACTTTTGCAAATTTTGGAAAAATAATAGATTAAGTTTGTCTGGGAGGGTGAAGAGGCGCGAACCTCTCTAGTTCAAATCCCGTCATCCACCCCAATTCTTCGCTCTTCTACGCTCTCCTCCGGAGAGCTTCGAAGAGCTACGAAGTGCAAGCATCAAGCTCCTCCTACGTTCTCTTAGGCTTTAACAACAGAGAACTTCGGAGGAGAACGAAGAAGTGTCCTGCGAAGTTCTCCGAAGCTTCAGCGAAGGAGAACGTAGCAGGGCAATACTCTATGTACTACGTCTATATCCTCCAAAGTCTTAAAGACCAAAGTTATTACACAGGCCTTACTACGGACGTGGAAGCTCGTCTCAAAAAGAATAATAATGGCTCAGGATTCGCTCTTGCCCGAAAAAGATTTGTATAGCCCCGTTTTTCCCCATACCACAAGCTGCTTATAAAGCCTCTCTTGCCCTGCGAAGCCCCCGCTTATTTACGTGTCGGGGAGCGTAGCAGGGCTATTTATCACCTCAATAGGCCAAATCTTCTCTTATATAATGCTCGCTATCGGGTAGTAGTGCTCGGATGATGGCCTAATTCGTTTATTCTCGCCTTGATTGATAGGATAGGATTTTAAGGTGGCTGCGGTATTTGGCTATAGTTCTGCGGGAAACTGAGATTCCTTCTTGTTTTAGAATATCGATTATTTGCCGGTCGGTTAAGGGGTTCTCTTTATTTTCATTTTTTATGAATTCTTTTATTTTTGATTTGATGGCTTTAGACGAGAAAAGTTCTCCGCTCCCCTGTTTAACCCCAGAATTTAAAAATTGCCGCAGCTCAAAGATGCCATCTGGTGTTTGGAGGTATTTATTAGCCATCGCCCTGCTTACCGTAGATTTATGTTTACCTACAAGCTTAGCAATTTGTGATGAAGTCATAGGTTGAAAGTTTCCATTCTCCCAAAAATCTCTCTGAACAGAGACAATAGCTTCGGTTACCTCTTGTAAAGTTTGCTTGCGTTTATGCAGAGCATCGATTAATGTGCGACCCGCTTTTAATCTCTCTCTTAAGTATTCTTTAGTATCTTCGGCAGTATCTTTTTGTTTTAGTATTGCTTTATATTTAGGATTAAGGCTAAGAGAAGGCATTTCCCAATCGTTAAGGATAACTTCAAGCTTATCTTCGTTTCTTTTTAATATGGCATCCGGTATTAGGCGGACAGCCCTTTCCGTATTAATTAAGCGGCCTGGTTTCGGTTCTAATTTAGCTATTTCTTTTATCGCTTCTTTGATTCTTTCTACAGTAATTTTTCCGCCAAAGGCGCATCTGCCTTTGGCGGATAACTTTTTTACCATAGGCTCAAATCTTTTCTTTTCTAAGTAAGCAAGATACTTATCTATAATTTGGCCGGCCAGGGAATTTTCTTCTCCTTTTGCCTTTATTTGCAGTAAGAGGCACTCTCTTAAATCTCGCGCGCCTACACCAATAGGATCAAAGGTTTGAATTAATGACAATACTTTTCCGACTTCGAATCGCGTGATTTTACCGGATTTGGGCTTTATGTCTTCTATCGGGCAGCCAAGGTAACCGTCATCATTTATATTGCCTATGATCAGTTCTCCTATTTCCCGGGCATCATCAGAATCAGCAAGCAGCTGTAATTGCGACAGGAGATGGTCCTGAAGCGTGGCGGGTTTGGTTATAAGGCTTTCTTTGTAATTTTGGTCCTCAACGCCAGCGAAATCGTAACTTGCTTCTTTAGGCGGTTTCACGCTTTCC
The genomic region above belongs to Candidatus Omnitrophota bacterium and contains:
- a CDS encoding fumarate hydratase; this translates as MRNIKARAISALIAKLCIEANTKLRGDIRCAICAALKKETSVRAKRYLKMLIDNAGIAAKEGIAICQDTGIAAVFVDMGQNAHVIGGLLKSAVDRGVERGYKEGYFRKSVVHCPIRRKNTGTNTPAILHTTIVPGDSFKVWVMVKGFGSENKSVIKMLYPTAGEEEIIDFILDTVKNAGAEACPPLAIGIGMGGTFDHAAHLAKRSLLRDIGKKNPEKYLAVLEKKIMDKVNKLGIGPMGLGGKTTALGVTILASATHIAGLPVAVNISCHATRSAYGKL
- a CDS encoding FumA C-terminus/TtdB family hydratase beta subunit, whose translation is MKKIYLPITSEDIENLKAGDEALLTGSMYTARDVVHKIFVEGMKDKQIPPIRLYGATLYYAGPTPGIPPRIIGSCGPTTSSRMDKFTPALLDAGVKAMVGKGRRSEKVRAAIKKHKAVYFLAPAGCGALLGNKIKKARIVGFPDLGSEAIYELEVEDFPVIVGIDSKGNDIFKK
- the rph gene encoding ribonuclease PH; its protein translation is MRQNGRANDELRKIKITRDYLKFAEGSCLIEMGNTKVVCSASVEKGVPPFLRNTGEGWVTAEYGMLPRSCKSRIPRESSKGRTGGRTHEIQRLIGRSLRTVVDMTTLGERTIWLDADVIQGDGGTRCASITGSFIALCDALLKLKKDKAIEEIPVCDFVAAISVGIIKGEAVLDLDYEEDSKAEVDMNIIMTGSGKFIEVQGTAEREPFDSKMMGKMVNLAKKGIKELISIQRKTLGKLICL
- a CDS encoding XTP/dITP diphosphatase, whose translation is MLVKELVVATQNKDKVREIKNILKGVHIKILTPDVFGKTPKVVEDGKTFEANAAKKARIISRFTHRMAIADDSGLEVKTLGGRPGIRSSRFAGSAQDYLKNNRKLLGLMKDVPARKRGARFVCVIAIAKDDKVLRTVRGTCSGRIAFEMRGKTGFGYDPVFISPKHGKTFAELGQKIKNRISHRYRALVKAKKVLKKLL
- a CDS encoding GIY-YIG nuclease family protein: MYYVYILQSLKDQSYYTGLTTDVEARLKKHNNGSVEYTSTKRPFKLVWYCCFEDKVKALHFEKYLKSGSGFALARKRLV
- a CDS encoding nucleotidyltransferase domain-containing protein; amino-acid sequence: MEKKQYELCVEVLRRLDNAGVLKYLILVGSWCIPFYRDYFKDVPYVSSIRTRDVDFMIPGRIKIKTKIDLVELLKDLGFVVGFQGREGYIRLEHPELAIEFLVPEKGRGSNKPFPLKELGINAQPLRYLNLLTQNVIHTEVDGIKISLPHPVLFAFHKLIIAQLRKNEDKATKDNEGALRILKAVLAKGESAIIKRIFNSILPKWREKVLKAVRREGESELLQILEK
- a CDS encoding GIY-YIG nuclease family protein — encoded protein: MYYVYILQSLKDQSYYTGLTTDVEARLKKNNNGSGFALARKRFV
- the rpoN gene encoding RNA polymerase factor sigma-54, with amino-acid sequence MELALKPVNKLTYKFRLTPQMRLSINLLQMPLIKLKEFVEKQVEENPLLNMESVKPPKEASYDFAGVEDQNYKESLITKPATLQDHLLSQLQLLADSDDAREIGELIIGNINDDGYLGCPIEDIKPKSGKITRFEVGKVLSLIQTFDPIGVGARDLRECLLLQIKAKGEENSLAGQIIDKYLAYLEKKRFEPMVKKLSAKGRCAFGGKITVERIKEAIKEIAKLEPKPGRLINTERAVRLIPDAILKRNEDKLEVILNDWEMPSLSLNPKYKAILKQKDTAEDTKEYLRERLKAGRTLIDALHKRKQTLQEVTEAIVSVQRDFWENGNFQPMTSSQIAKLVGKHKSTVSRAMANKYLQTPDGIFELRQFLNSGVKQGSGELFSSKAIKSKIKEFIKNENKENPLTDRQIIDILKQEGISVSRRTIAKYRSHLKILSYQSRRE